One Setaria italica strain Yugu1 chromosome II, Setaria_italica_v2.0, whole genome shotgun sequence DNA segment encodes these proteins:
- the LOC101754414 gene encoding uncharacterized protein LOC101754414, whose amino-acid sequence MEAALKGYFGYSSFRPYQREIIQKVLDGRDCLVVMATGSGKSICYQIPPLVTKRTAVVVSPLLSLMQDQVMSLKQKGVKSEYLGSTQTNSSASSDAEKGIFDVLYMTPEKAISLPSRFWNNLQAAGICLLAIDEAHCISEWGHDFRVEYKQLHLLRDLLVGVPFVALTATATERVRKDISTSLVLRNPHVVVGSFDRHNLFYGVKSCNRSISFISELVKDVSKRSAVGESTIIYCTTIRETEQVHEALVTAGIKSGIYHGKMGSRAREESHRSFIRDEVLVMVATIAFGMGIDKPDVRCVIHYGCPKSLESYYQESGRCGRDGLSSVCWLYYQRSDFTKADFYCAEAKNGTQRKAIMDSFMAAQKYCLLATCRRRFLLQYFGEELNSDCGNCDNCTAVKNVRDLSKETFLLLSCVKSCGGRWGLNLPIDVLRGSRAKKIVDNNYDKLQMHGRGKDYSPNWWKALGGLLIAHDYLKETVRDTFRFVSVSPKGVKFLSTADKMDGTPLVLQLTAEMIDLEEHGSSQHKEGGGLNLVPTLESEKFSEDESKLYQMLLNVRMKLAQDIGTAPYAICGDQTIRNFAKMRPSTGARLANIDGVNQHFISRFSGIFIQNITQLSKELNLPLDNSPLPPPTTTNPAVENIAGLPKPVQNNLPGILGDAKLTAWELWQKQEFSFLKIAYFRRAVPIKEQTVIAYILDAAREGCEVDWSRFCREVGLTPEIASGIQLAIAKAGSRDKLKPIKEELPENVTYDMIKTFLTIEGRGLSEQVFGSAPASSHATEAGGDDNPGDGVLTADTLDANPSAKRGCQTDGMIGSADQLAMKQQKIEEHGVESSGTTVATEESVLELVASRDGVLLDEVVKHFNGSKRESVVEILDSLESEFEIYKRNGKYKIM is encoded by the exons ATGGAGGCGGCGCTGAAG GGCTATTTCGGGTACTCGTCGTTCCGACCGTACCAGAGGGAGATCATACAGAAGGTCTTGGATGGGCGGGATTGCCTCGTCGTCATGGCCACCGGCAGCGGCAAGTCCATCTG CTATCAAATACCCCCACTGGTTACAAAGAGGACAGCTGTTGTTGTAAGCCCTCTTCTGTCCCTGATGCAAGACCAG GTTATGAGTTTAAAACAAAAAGGTGTGAAATCTGAGTACCTGGGCAGCACCCAAACAAATAGCTCAGCCAGCAGTGATGCTGAAAAAGGCATATTTGATGTACTATACATGACACCAGAGAAAGCCATTTCACTTCCTTCAAG GTTTTGGAATAACTTGCAGGCTGCCGGAATATGCTTGCTGGCCATTGATGAAGCGCATTGCATATCAGAATGGGGACATGATTTCag GGTGGAGTACAAGCAGTTGCATTTATTGCGCGACCTTCTTGTGGGTGTTCCCTTTGTTGCTTTAACTGCCACAGCCACTGAAAG GGTACGCAAAGATATTTCTACTTCCTTGGTTCTGCGCAATCCTCATGTTGTTGTTGGATCGTTTGATCGTCACAACCTTTTCTATGGTGTGAAGTCATGCAACCGATCTATATCCTTTATCAGTGAACTTGTGAAAGATGTTTCAAAGAGGAGTGCTGTGGGTGAGTCAACAATAATATATTGTACTACCATCCGGGAGACAGAACAG GTTCATGAGGCATTGGTTACTGCTGGAATCAAGTCTGGAATTTACCATGGTAAAATGGGCAGCCGAGCTAGAGAGGAATCCCATAG ATCCTTCATTAGGGATGAAGTTCTTGTGATGGTGGCAACTATAGCTTTTGGAATGGGTATTGATAAACCTGATGTTAGATGTGTAATACACTATGGATGTCCAAAGAGCCTAGAGTCCTACTACCAGGAAAGTGGCCGTTGTGGAAGGGATGGTCTGTCTTCAGTCTGCTGGCTATATTACCAAAGAAGTGATTTTACGAAAGCTGACTTTTATTGTGCCGAGGCAAAAAAT GGAACCCAGAGGAAAGCAATCATGGATTCCTTCATGGCAGCACAAAAATATTGCCTCCTTGCTACATGCCGCAGAAGGTTCTTATTGCAGTATTTTGGCGAAGAGCTCAACTCCGACTGTG GTAACTGTGATAACTGCACAGCAGTGAAAAATGTTAGAGATTTGTCAAAAGAAACTTTTTTGTTGCTGTCGTGCGTCAAATCTTGTGGAGGACGCTGGGGCCTTAATTTACCTATTGATGTTCTCCGTGGATCACGA GCGAAGAAAATTGTTGACAACAATTATGATAAACTACAAATGCATGGACGAGGTAAAGACTACTCACCAAACTGGTGGAAAGCACTTGGTGGCCTCCTTATAGCACATG ATTACTTGAAGGAGACTGTCCGTGATACATTTAGATTTGTCAG CGTCAGTCCAAAAGGGGTCAAGTTTCTCTCTACTGCTGATAAAATGGATGGAACACCACTGGTTTTACAGCTGACTGCAGAGATGATTGATCTAGAGGAACATGGTAGTTCACAGCACAAAGAAGGTGGTGGTTTAAATCTTGTGCCCACATTAGAGTCTGAAAAATTTTCTGAG GATGAATCAAAACTCTATCAAATGCTCCTCAATGTCAGGATGAAGCTTGCTCAAGATATTGGGACCGCTCC ATATGCTATATGTGGTGATCAGACAATAAGAAACTTTGCAAAGATGAGGCCTTCAACTGGAGCTAGACTTGCTAATATCGATGGTGTCAACCAG CATTTTATCTCGCGTTTCAGTGGCATTTTCATCCAAAATATCACACAATTGTCGAAGGAGTTAAACCTTCCATTGGATAATTCACCATTACCACCACCAACAACAACAAATCCAGCTGTGGAAAATATAGCTGGTTTACCGAAGCCTGTACAAAACAATCTTCCAGGTATCTTGGGTGATGCAAAGTTGACTGCATGGGAATTGTGGCAGAAGCAGGAGTTTTCATTCCTGAAAATCGCA TATTTTCGCAGAGCCGTGCCAATAAAAGAGCAAACAGTTATTGCCTACATACTTGATGCTGCTCGAGAAGGATGTGAGGTGGATTGGAGTAGGTTTTGCAGGGAGGTAGGGCTGACACCTGAGATAGCCTCAGGGATCCAACTTGCAATTGCAAAGGCTGGATCACGTGACAAGTTGAAGCCAATCAAAGAGGAGCTCCCAGAGAAT GTAACTTACGACATGATCAAGACATTCCTGACGATTGAGGGGCGTGGACTGTCAGAGCAAGTTTTCGGTAGTGCACCTGCTTCCTCCCATGCAACCGAAGCTGGCGGAGATGATAATCCGGGAGATGGTGTCCTAACGGCTGATACTCTTGATGCAAACCCTTCAGCAAAGAGAGGCTGCCAAACCGACGGCATGATTGGTTCTGCTGATCAGCTAGCAATGAAACAGCAAAAGATAGAAGAGCATGGAGTTGAATCTTCTGGCACAACTGTCGCCACTGAAGAATCTGTGCTAGAGCTTGTCGCCAGCCGCGATGGG GTGTTATTAGACGAAGTTGTCAAGCACTTCAATGGATCCAAGAGAGAATCAGTTGTTGAGATATTGGACAGCCTCGAATCCGAATTCGAAATTTACAAGAGAAATGGGAAATACAAGATCATGTAA